Proteins encoded by one window of Sphaerodactylus townsendi isolate TG3544 linkage group LG04, MPM_Stown_v2.3, whole genome shotgun sequence:
- the LOC125431400 gene encoding transcription initiation factor TFIID subunit 4-like — MRAEPFARAQRAAGRVAVPPPGPGGGAGRGRAGHALLPRSPARPPARPRSQRRGRVRHLLLAAGAKFGRTRSGWRGWERRLCHAGLPPGGGGGAGGRRTGCGRGWAGAGGMAPPPKGPAARKLLCMCSLSLCLTYLCYSLMGGPGGRRAPLAARAAPSRAGLPAWLRTPEPTPPAASPAAGLPARPAEASPSSPAALAAAADSSSSPGPGDGPSPGPSGAAAPEGATATPDYGEKRLPQALIVGVKKGGTRALLEALRAHPDVRAVGTEPHFFDRHYDKGLDWYSRRFGASAPCLAAQSRLGVAVPSERKATRSPRGDLCGAREASEAESPCGLLFRLSPSRAVPPSPPPHGREGAPLSPRLAVPAHILPPWAAPEEAPQCDCQFSPAMLRAGVREQAVECLRGW, encoded by the exons ATGCGGGCCGAGCCCTTTGCACGTGCTCAGAGGGCGGCTGGCCGCGTCGCCGTCCCCCCGCCCGGGCCTGGAGGCGGAGCCGGCCGGGGCCGCGCCGGGCACGCGCTCCTTCcccgctcgcccgcccgcccgcccgcccgcccgcgctcGCAGCGCCGGGGCCGCGTCCgccacctcctgctggcagccggcGCGAAGTTTGGCCGGACGAGGAGCGGCTGGCGGGGGTGGGAGCGGCGGCTGTGCCATGCGGGGCTCCccccgggcggcggcggcggggctggCGGGCGGCGGACAGGATGCGGccggggctgggcaggggcaggCGGCATGGCCCCCCCGCCTAAGGGCCCCGCCGCCCGCAAGCTCCTCTGCATGTGCAGCCTCTCGCTCTGCCTGACCTACCTCTGCTACAGCCTCATGGGGGGGCCCGGCGGCCGGCGCGCCCCACTCGCCGCCCGCGCCGCCCCCTCCCGCGCCGGCCTCCCCGCCTGGCTCCGCACGCCCGAGCCCACGCCGCCCGCCGCCAGCCCCGCCGCCGGCCTCCCGGCCCGGCCCGCCGAAGCCTCCCCGTCGTCCCCCGCCgccctcgccgccgccgccgacagcagcagcagccccggcCCCGGCGACGGCCCCAGCCCCGGCCCCAGCGGCGCCGCAGCCCCGGAGGGCGCCACGGCCACCCCGGACTACGGCGAGAAGCGGCTGCCGCAGGCGCTGATCGTCGGCGTGAAGAAAGGCGGCACCCGCGCCCTGCTGGAGGCGCTCCGGGCGCACCCCGACGTCCGCGCCGTCGGCACCGAGCCCCACTTCTTCGACCGCCACTACGACAAGGGCCTCGACTGGTACAG CCGTCGGTTTGGGGCTTCGGCCCCCTGCCTGGCTGCACAGAGCCGGCTGGGAGTGGCCGTCCCCTCGGAGCGCAAAGCCACGCGTTCCCCCCGGGGCGACCTTTGTGGGGCCAGAGAGGCTTCCGAGGCAGAGTCTCCCTGCgggctgctgt TCAGACTTTCTCCAAGTCGAGCTGTTCCcccctcgccccctccccacGGGCGAGaaggggcccctctctccccacGGCTGGCTGTGCCAGCTCACATATTGCCACCCTGGGCTGCCCCAGAGGAAGCGCCCCAGTGCGACTGTCAGTTTTCCCCTGCCATGCTGCGGGCAGGAGTCAGAGAGCAGGCTGTGGAGTGTCTTCGGGGTTGGTGA